A region of the Microcystis aeruginosa FD4 genome:
GATCAGCTTTCGTTCCCTACTACCCGCCCAAGATCACAAGCGCATCGGTGAAGGCGATACCGGCAAAAATACCGGCGGTATGGGAGTTTATGCCCCCGCACCCATAGCCACCGCCGCCATTATCGAAGCGGTGGACCGAGACATCCTCGCCCCCATCGTCGCCACCCTGCAAAAACGCGGCATTGACTATCGGGGAGTCCTCTATGCGGGTTTAATGATTTCCCCCGCCGGAGAGCCAAAAGTTCTCGAATTTAACTGTCGTTTTGGCGATCCCGAAACCCAAGCGGTTTTACCCCTACTGGAAACTCCCCTGGCACCGCTGCTGCTGGCTTGCGCTCAACAAAAATTAACTGATTTCCCCTCTTTACAATGGCGATCTGGTAGTGCCGTTTGTGTGGTGGCCGCGTCTGCTGGTTATCCCGACCACTACGAAAAAGGCCAGTTAATCACTGGAATTAAGGCCGCTGAAACCGCAGGGGCGATCGTTTTCCACGCCGGCACGGTTTTAAAACACGGCGATATCTTCACCGATGGCGGCCGGGTTTTGGGTGTCACGGCGATGGGAGCCAATTTTAATCAGGCGATCGAACTTGCCTATCAATCGGTGAACAGGATACACTTTCAGGGCATCTATTATCGTCGTGATATCGGCCACCGGGTAAGGGAAAAATAAGGGTCAGTATTTAGGCCGGAGTAAGGGGGAATAGTTACACCGCTAATCCTCACCTCTTTCTAGGGTAATCCCTGACAAAAGCGCATCTGATTTGTCAAAAAACCAGTAACTATTGATAAAATCATGAAACTGAATCGCCCAACCAAATTACCCTCCCTATGCGAATTTTGCTCTATTCTTATAACTATTATCCCGAACCGATCGGCATTGCTCCCCTAATGACAGAATTAGCGGAAGGATTGGTTAAAAGAGGTCATCAAGTCAGGGTTTTGACGGCTTTTCCTTGGTATCCTAATAGTGAAATCGATCCCGAATACCGAGGAAAAATCTATCTGGAAGAAGAACGAAATGGTGTTAAAATTCAACGTTCCTACGTTTGGGCGCGCCCCCAAAGAAGTTTAAAAAATCGAATTTTCTTTGAGTTGAGCTTTGTTTTTTTGAGCTTCTTTCAGGCTCTCAAAGGTGAAAAACCCGCTCTAATTTTCTTAACTGTCCCCGGATTACCCGTTTGCGTTCCCGCCGCTTTATTGAGTAAATTATATGGGGTGCCGATTATTCTAAACTTACAGGATATTCTGCCCGATGCGGCAGTTCATGTGGGATTATTAACTAATGAGAAAATGATTAAGGTTTTTAGTAGCCTCGAAAAATTTGCCTACAAAACTGCCAGCAAAATCTCAGTTATTGCCGATGGTTTTACCAAAAATCTCCTCACTAAAAATGTGCCGAGTCAGAAAATTATTGAAATTCCTAATTGGGTGGATGTAAGCTTTATTAAACCTCTGCCGAAAAACCATAATTATTTCCGCCAAGAAAATCATCTTGAGGGCAAGTTTGTTGTTTTATATTCTGGCAATATTGCCCTAACTCAACCCTTAGAAACTTTGATCGATGCTGCGGTTCAATTAGTTAATATTCCTGAGATTAAAGTGGTAATTGTTGGTAAAAAAGAAGCCCTTGATCGTCTAGAAAAGTATCGCCAACAACAGGGGGCCAGTAATGTGCTTTTATTACCCTTTCAACCCCGGGAAAAATTACCCGAAATGTTAGCGGCAGCCGATGTGGGTATGGTGATGCAAAAACATAACGTTATTTCCTTTAATATGCCGTCCA
Encoded here:
- the purD gene encoding phosphoribosylamine--glycine ligase; this encodes MKIIVIGSGGREHALAWKLLQSPQVEQVFCIPGNGGTAILPQCENIPISMEDFAEISRFARENCVDLVVVGPEYPLSLGITDYFLSQEIAVFGPTQTGALIEASKSWAKELMSEAGVITAAAETFTDAELAKTYIREQGAPIVVKADGLAAGKGVIVAETVDTALEAIDDLFTSGFTKVVVEEFLEGEEVSILTLTDGISFRSLLPAQDHKRIGEGDTGKNTGGMGVYAPAPIATAAIIEAVDRDILAPIVATLQKRGIDYRGVLYAGLMISPAGEPKVLEFNCRFGDPETQAVLPLLETPLAPLLLACAQQKLTDFPSLQWRSGSAVCVVAASAGYPDHYEKGQLITGIKAAETAGAIVFHAGTVLKHGDIFTDGGRVLGVTAMGANFNQAIELAYQSVNRIHFQGIYYRRDIGHRVREK
- a CDS encoding glycosyltransferase family 4 protein yields the protein MRILLYSYNYYPEPIGIAPLMTELAEGLVKRGHQVRVLTAFPWYPNSEIDPEYRGKIYLEEERNGVKIQRSYVWARPQRSLKNRIFFELSFVFLSFFQALKGEKPALIFLTVPGLPVCVPAALLSKLYGVPIILNLQDILPDAAVHVGLLTNEKMIKVFSSLEKFAYKTASKISVIADGFTKNLLTKNVPSQKIIEIPNWVDVSFIKPLPKNHNYFRQENHLEGKFVVLYSGNIALTQPLETLIDAAVQLVNIPEIKVVIVGKKEALDRLEKYRQQQGASNVLLLPFQPREKLPEMLAAADVGMVMQKHNVISFNMPSKIQVLLASGRAIIASVPADGTAARAIERSGGGLVVNPEDPEALATAILKLYKNPDLATILGEKGRQYAEENYAFEKTLDQYEKLFSQVVS